The window GGTTAGGGGCAATTCGGGCAAACCGTTCAACGGTCCTGTTAAGCTTGCACCTTCGATTCCACATCCGGAATTCTATGGTCCGTAGCTCCATTTCGATCTCTGGAGGGAGGGGCCCCATGAGGATCTGGATGGCACTGGCGGGCGCAGCGCTTCTGCTTTGCAGCCCTTGGCGCACGATCGCAGAAGTAAAGAAGCCACCCGATACGTACATTCGCCTCGATCGCGATTACCTGACCGACTTTGCCCCGCCCTGGCGGGTTGAAAGGCACGGCGATCAGTTGTGGACGCTTCCGAGGCTGCCCTACCCCGAGATACGAGTCACGTGGCCGATCGAGGCGAAGGCTGACGGCGACAAACTGATCTTCGAACTGAAGAGGGAGATGATCCGGAGGAAAGATGGCAACGAGACCTTTCACTCGTACGAAAGCCTGGAGTTCATCGGCAAACGCGCCGGTAACTCCGGGCATCGCTACGAAGGGGAAGTGCTCTGGCATAGTCGCCAGGAGGGTCCTGGGAGCATTCTGCTCACTCCGTTTGAGGGCACATGGGGAGCCGATGAGATCGAAGGAATCCTTGTGGGGACATTTTATTTGCCGGACTACGGAGGCGAGAGCGGTGTATCCGGCGACTTTCGAATCCCAATGGGCGGGGCTGTGATCGATGATGCCGTCGATCAAGTCACGATCGTTGCGAGGCATCCGAATTACGAAGTCTACGAAGACACCTACCGGACAAAGTCGATCCCCGAATCGATCTGGGTGACAGGTCGTGTCATGACCGATGAGGGGGAACCCATTCCGGGCACTGAAATCGAGATCGTCGAGTACTCGGAAACGGGGATCACGGATTCGGAGGGGGAATTCTCCATCCGCATCAATCTGGAGAATGGGTTTGGGGAATGGCACATTCATGATTGGTTTGAGATGACCCCCAACATGACCGGCATGAAGGTTCAGCAGGTCTCGAAGGAGGAGTTGTTTGCGAATGGGAAGAGTCAGCTCATCGAGGTGGAGCTAACGGCAGATGGACGGCCACTGGAGAATCGGAAGCTCTCCGTTGGACTGAATTGGGATTCACTCGTCGACTGCAAAGGAAAGAACACCGAGTTGCTGACGACGCCCATGATGCAAACGTCGGCGGATTCGAACTACTACACCGACGGCAATGGGCGCGTGAAGCTCTACCTGCAGATGCCGGTTTGGAAGAACCGCCGTATGGCGATCATGGAAGACGCGGATCGCCTGGTATTCCCGGTTTCTGTTGAACTCACAGTGATGGATGTTGAGACGCAGAAGAGTTGCCGGACGACGATCGCAATCGAAAGTCCATTCCCGCATATTAAGCGCCTTTCGATCCCACCAACGCACGCGGGAGACTTCCAAAGTCGCCCCGGATCGCACCTGATCGTTACGGATCCGGATTCACGCGCCTTTGAAGTGGCCATTCAATTTGCTGGCGACATCAAACTCGAGACTGAGACCGGCCTGTATGAAGGTTGGGTGGTGACGCGATGTTATGATGGGGACCTGAAATTCCTCTACAGGCCTCCCGCAGAGCTGAGTGACAACATAAAGAAGACACCGAGTCTCTTTAAAGAGTGCGCCAAAGCAAATCTGAAGTATGTCGCTGAGAAGAGCACGGAAACTGCAGCAGGCAAGACCTTTGACCAGATCAGCGTCGTCTCAAAAGCACGTAATAGCGAAAGCAAGAGTCGTTTGTTCACCCAAATTGGCAAGGGCGACCCAAGCGAAATCATGGGAATGGGCGTGAATGGCGTGAAGATGGTCAAGACGACCGGCGATGTTGCCGCGTTGATTCAGGATGAGAGTCGAAAGCCCAAGGACAGTCCAACCCACACAGGCGATCAAATTGTGAACTGTGTCGACAGCGTCTTCGGCGTCGTGGATGGCGTCTTGGGAACCTTCGGCGTGGAAAGCACACCAACCGCGGAAGTGGGCAAGGTGATCTACGCCAACATGAAGGCCGTCTACAAAGTCCATCGCGAGAACGAGAAAATCGCGCACTCGTACTCGGAGTCATTCCGCGCAACCTTCCGGTTTGTGATTTCGGATGATGACGGGAACAAGGTCCTGGCAGTGCGACGCGCCCCGATGTGGGCTTATAGGAAGGGAGATTGATCATGTCGACTTCATTCAGGCTCATTGCTGCATCCCTCCTTTCTCTGACGCCTGTCGCGATTGGCGCGGAGAGCGCCATCCCGTCTGAACTCGATCAACTGGCACATGCTTACTACGCCGCCGTGGAGGCAGAGGACTTCGAGCAACTCCGTCCTCTGCTACAGCCCGCGGCGGGAATGTCGATGGAGGAGCTGGAGCAGGGATACACCACAACCTTCGATGCGGTGGACGTGAAGATACATGGGGTCGAAGCGACACGCTTCGAGACCGATGACGACGGCAGCATGGGAGGGCTTTGGGTCACGGTACCATCGACAGTTTCGATGCCCGATGGTTCGGACAGCTTCGATCAGGAGCTGACTTACGTGATGATCATCGCGCGCACAGGCGATGGCTGGAAGGTCGCCAAAGTGATGCAATCTTCGATCTTCGAGCTGCAGGGCCTTTCGCAACGGACGCTCGAACTGCCGGATGAT of the bacterium genome contains:
- a CDS encoding carboxypeptidase-like regulatory domain-containing protein → MRIWMALAGAALLLCSPWRTIAEVKKPPDTYIRLDRDYLTDFAPPWRVERHGDQLWTLPRLPYPEIRVTWPIEAKADGDKLIFELKREMIRRKDGNETFHSYESLEFIGKRAGNSGHRYEGEVLWHSRQEGPGSILLTPFEGTWGADEIEGILVGTFYLPDYGGESGVSGDFRIPMGGAVIDDAVDQVTIVARHPNYEVYEDTYRTKSIPESIWVTGRVMTDEGEPIPGTEIEIVEYSETGITDSEGEFSIRINLENGFGEWHIHDWFEMTPNMTGMKVQQVSKEELFANGKSQLIEVELTADGRPLENRKLSVGLNWDSLVDCKGKNTELLTTPMMQTSADSNYYTDGNGRVKLYLQMPVWKNRRMAIMEDADRLVFPVSVELTVMDVETQKSCRTTIAIESPFPHIKRLSIPPTHAGDFQSRPGSHLIVTDPDSRAFEVAIQFAGDIKLETETGLYEGWVVTRCYDGDLKFLYRPPAELSDNIKKTPSLFKECAKANLKYVAEKSTETAAGKTFDQISVVSKARNSESKSRLFTQIGKGDPSEIMGMGVNGVKMVKTTGDVAALIQDESRKPKDSPTHTGDQIVNCVDSVFGVVDGVLGTFGVESTPTAEVGKVIYANMKAVYKVHRENEKIAHSYSESFRATFRFVISDDDGNKVLAVRRAPMWAYRKGD